One region of Halohasta litchfieldiae genomic DNA includes:
- a CDS encoding DUF7544 domain-containing protein: MSWYAIESVDDAIEATRSFLFPVELSTWLKLALISIFVGVGGGGISSVSNLGGVPSETPSDPATQPSAGAPAEQMPDLVPTDPAVIAAIVGVVFLFILALTLLSETLRLVLYDALRTQTVRLRKPFRRRFGQAVRLFGFKLGVSAAFAIPFVVIGATIALTGFDLGGGPALIVGALLAAVIGILSFIAYLVINRATNEFVAPIMVLTDSGVLDAWRQFWPVLRGNLAQFGVYVVVHFLLLLAISIGQSILAVIILGIVGTVGGLIGLLLVVGIFGGLGATLASTAGLVAIGLLVALTLLAMFVLFLPINIVVLTYVFSYELSVLGAADEDLRLLPDSSEDSTAPASTSSV, encoded by the coding sequence ATGTCATGGTATGCTATCGAAAGCGTCGACGACGCTATCGAAGCCACTCGGTCGTTCCTGTTCCCCGTTGAGCTCTCCACGTGGCTGAAACTGGCCCTAATCTCGATCTTCGTCGGGGTAGGTGGCGGCGGCATCTCCTCAGTGTCAAATCTGGGTGGTGTTCCCTCGGAGACCCCTTCTGACCCCGCCACACAGCCGTCTGCGGGGGCACCAGCCGAACAAATGCCGGATCTCGTCCCGACTGACCCGGCCGTGATTGCTGCTATCGTGGGGGTCGTGTTCCTTTTCATCCTTGCGCTGACACTGCTGTCGGAGACGCTCCGACTCGTTCTGTATGATGCTCTCCGCACCCAAACCGTTCGGCTTCGGAAGCCATTCCGTCGACGGTTTGGACAGGCCGTTCGACTGTTCGGGTTTAAATTGGGAGTCAGTGCCGCCTTCGCGATCCCGTTTGTGGTGATCGGCGCGACCATTGCACTGACCGGCTTCGACCTCGGCGGTGGACCAGCACTCATCGTCGGAGCACTGCTTGCGGCAGTCATCGGCATACTGTCGTTCATCGCCTATCTTGTCATCAATCGGGCCACAAACGAGTTCGTCGCGCCGATAATGGTGCTGACCGACAGCGGTGTGCTCGACGCATGGCGGCAATTCTGGCCGGTGCTTCGAGGAAATCTGGCCCAGTTCGGCGTCTACGTCGTCGTTCATTTTCTGTTGCTGTTGGCGATCTCAATCGGACAGTCGATCCTCGCTGTCATCATCCTCGGCATCGTTGGCACGGTTGGCGGACTCATCGGCCTGCTACTGGTCGTCGGCATCTTCGGGGGACTCGGCGCGACACTCGCGTCGACGGCCGGGCTCGTTGCAATCGGCTTGCTCGTGGCGCTAACGCTGCTTGCGATGTTCGTGTTATTCCTGCCGATCAACATCGTCGTGCTCACCTACGTCTTCAGCTATGAACTGTCGGTG
- a CDS encoding M24 family metallopeptidase codes for MSNSHRSSESAERRTHITAFLDDHGLDALWLARPANFAWLTGASNVVDRDSPIGVAAAGYSRDAGFQVLTNTIEAPRLRDEALPEGFTLTAADWYSGSLADLVAAESPTPAAADFDVPGLAQPDFSHLRQPLAEFDIDRYRALGEETATAVESVCRELSSTQTERAAAVDVRAALEARGIEAPVVLVGGDERAQQYRHYTPTTAELGDYALVSVTAQRGGLYASTTRTVDFDAPEWLTERFEAAAKVEVSALAATQRAAHEESTAGDVFGAIQRAYDAVGWPDEWKQHHQGGAAGFAGREWIATPTHSARVVEPQGYAWNPTVQGAKSEGTVLVTADEIEPLTLTDSWPTRSVSAVESVGSDLTLQRPAPLSV; via the coding sequence ATGTCCAACTCACATCGTTCCTCGGAGTCAGCGGAGCGCCGAACTCACATCACAGCGTTTCTCGACGATCACGGTCTCGACGCGCTGTGGCTTGCCCGACCGGCCAACTTTGCGTGGCTAACTGGAGCATCCAACGTCGTCGACCGTGATTCGCCGATTGGTGTCGCGGCGGCTGGCTACAGTCGAGACGCGGGATTTCAGGTTCTCACAAACACGATTGAAGCACCCCGACTGCGAGACGAGGCACTTCCTGAGGGGTTTACCCTGACGGCCGCCGACTGGTACTCGGGGTCGCTGGCGGATTTGGTTGCCGCGGAGTCACCAACACCTGCGGCTGCCGACTTCGATGTTCCGGGACTCGCCCAGCCGGATTTCTCACACCTCAGACAACCACTGGCCGAGTTCGACATAGACCGATACCGCGCGCTCGGCGAGGAGACCGCTACCGCCGTCGAATCCGTCTGCCGAGAGCTCTCGTCGACCCAAACCGAACGGGCGGCGGCGGTCGACGTTCGGGCCGCACTCGAAGCACGCGGGATCGAAGCCCCGGTCGTGCTCGTCGGCGGCGACGAGCGCGCCCAACAGTACCGGCACTACACGCCGACGACCGCGGAGTTGGGCGACTACGCACTCGTCTCTGTCACGGCCCAGCGCGGTGGGCTGTATGCAAGTACAACCCGAACAGTCGACTTCGACGCGCCGGAGTGGCTTACAGAGCGGTTCGAGGCGGCCGCGAAGGTCGAAGTAAGCGCGTTGGCGGCCACCCAACGGGCCGCCCACGAGGAGTCGACAGCTGGCGATGTGTTCGGGGCGATCCAGCGAGCCTACGACGCGGTTGGGTGGCCCGACGAATGGAAACAGCATCATCAGGGTGGGGCGGCAGGGTTCGCGGGCCGGGAGTGGATCGCGACACCTACCCACTCGGCGCGCGTGGTCGAACCACAGGGGTATGCGTGGAATCCAACCGTTCAGGGGGCCAAAAGCGAGGGAACGGTGTTGGTGACCGCCGACGAAATCGAACCGTTGACGCTGACCGACTCGTGGCCGACGCGGTCGGTGTCGGCTGTCGAGTCGGTTGGGAGTGATCTCACCCTCCAGCGTCCCGCACCGCTGTCGGTGTGA
- a CDS encoding PadR family transcriptional regulator: MTQIFELTGFQRDLLYVIAGSDKPSGQTIRREMEQHVDNVNHGRLYPNLDALVEHDLVEKGSQDQRTNYYELTEKGDELIEDRRRWERQYVSPTQEAQQ; the protein is encoded by the coding sequence ATGACTCAGATATTCGAACTGACCGGCTTCCAGCGCGACCTCCTGTACGTGATCGCAGGCTCCGACAAGCCCTCGGGCCAGACAATCCGCCGTGAGATGGAACAGCATGTCGACAACGTCAACCACGGTCGACTGTATCCGAACCTCGATGCGCTCGTCGAACACGACCTCGTCGAGAAAGGCAGTCAAGACCAGCGAACCAACTACTACGAACTCACCGAGAAGGGCGACGAGCTGATCGAAGACCGGCGTCGATGGGAACGACAGTACGTCTCACCCACGCAGGAAGCACAGCAGTAA
- a CDS encoding COX15/CtaA family protein: MTDRLDWLSFRRFAAFTTALTLSLITLGVYTAATGSGLACQAQWPLCSDQLIPALTINPDFIEWFHRVVAMITGFFILGTAGWAWTRGNRQTKFSATLAVVLLPLQITVGAITVTIGGLVPGGYSPPTHAAHLIVALSIFTLLTMTTLFAYRDHHRRPPRSRSRLAVGVALGALLVSGLFSRGVPLLSYSPGAQAWFYAISLLAVAALLATVVWLQSVDRRGAWLAGSALAVLFVSMLLGRDLILYTTTVQSINFGLYLLTVGLVVATQLRLRSEAPRVAIRQSTQSE; the protein is encoded by the coding sequence ATGACCGACCGCCTCGATTGGCTGTCTTTTCGTCGGTTCGCGGCGTTTACAACCGCACTCACACTGTCGTTGATCACGCTCGGTGTGTACACCGCAGCGACCGGCTCCGGACTCGCATGTCAGGCCCAATGGCCGCTGTGTTCGGACCAACTGATTCCGGCACTGACGATCAATCCGGACTTCATCGAATGGTTCCACCGTGTCGTCGCGATGATTACCGGCTTTTTCATCCTCGGCACGGCTGGCTGGGCGTGGACACGCGGTAACCGGCAGACAAAGTTCTCGGCAACGCTCGCAGTTGTCCTGCTGCCGCTCCAGATCACAGTCGGCGCGATTACGGTGACGATTGGTGGTCTCGTCCCCGGCGGCTACTCGCCGCCGACACACGCGGCCCATCTCATCGTCGCGCTGTCGATCTTCACGCTCCTGACGATGACGACCCTGTTTGCCTATCGAGACCACCACCGTCGACCGCCACGAAGTCGGAGTCGACTCGCTGTCGGTGTCGCCCTCGGCGCGCTGCTCGTCAGTGGGCTGTTCAGCCGTGGCGTCCCACTGCTGAGCTACTCGCCGGGGGCACAGGCTTGGTTTTATGCCATCTCGTTGCTCGCAGTCGCCGCATTGCTTGCGACAGTTGTCTGGCTTCAGTCAGTCGACCGGCGCGGGGCGTGGCTGGCCGGCAGCGCACTCGCGGTGCTGTTCGTCTCGATGCTCCTCGGACGCGATCTGATACTTTACACCACCACCGTCCAATCGATCAACTTCGGCCTCTATCTCCTCACTGTTGGTCTCGTAGTCGCTACCCAGCTCCGGCTCCGAAGCGAGGCTCCGAGAGTTGCGATACGCCAGTCGACACAAAGCGAGTAA
- a CDS encoding helix-turn-helix transcriptional regulator: MYDLTGFQRDLIYTISGTEEPYGLAIKEALQQYRNEEVNHGRLYPNLDTLVEKGYVEKRAKDRRTNLYTLTESARTAVNERRIWEDSQLAD, encoded by the coding sequence ATGTACGATCTAACCGGGTTCCAGCGGGATCTGATTTACACAATCAGCGGAACTGAGGAGCCATACGGGTTAGCCATTAAAGAAGCCCTCCAACAGTATCGTAACGAAGAGGTCAACCACGGTCGACTGTATCCGAACCTCGATACGCTCGTCGAAAAGGGATACGTAGAGAAACGGGCAAAAGACAGACGGACGAATCTCTACACGTTGACCGAGAGTGCCAGAACGGCAGTCAACGAACGGCGGATCTGGGAAGACAGCCAGTTGGCCGACTGA
- the aglJ gene encoding S-layer glycoprotein N-glycosyltransferase AglJ gives MPPSADICVLLPTLDESATIVDVIEAYQGVGLRNILVVDGGSGDDTCELAREAGATVIKQSGTGKGQAIREAVARIDAEYVLMADADMTYRAEDAERMLEPLLVGDFEHVIGNRFADMESGAMTKLNRVGNRMINRGFTFIHGENYRDILSGYRAFRTDSFRQLTLSADGFGIETEMAVECAKNGVKTEVVPVTYRQRPDGSSTNLHPVKDGGIIFLELYRKAKTSNPLFYFGSVGLASTITGLGLAAFVIFRWIVDGIGHEIIAVGATASLLFGVQLLMFGVLADLILSLHREQLTRIDRLESDNFEDSPSQPRESTETETDSPPQKPE, from the coding sequence ATGCCACCCAGCGCGGATATCTGTGTTCTCCTGCCGACCCTCGACGAGTCCGCAACAATTGTCGACGTGATCGAGGCCTATCAGGGGGTTGGGCTTCGGAATATCCTCGTCGTCGACGGCGGTTCGGGTGACGACACGTGCGAACTCGCACGCGAGGCCGGTGCAACCGTGATAAAACAGTCGGGGACCGGCAAGGGCCAGGCAATCCGCGAGGCCGTCGCGCGGATCGACGCCGAGTACGTACTGATGGCCGATGCAGACATGACCTACCGGGCCGAAGACGCCGAGCGGATGCTCGAACCCCTGCTCGTCGGTGATTTCGAGCACGTTATCGGCAACCGATTCGCGGATATGGAATCCGGCGCGATGACGAAGCTCAACCGGGTCGGCAACCGGATGATCAATCGCGGGTTTACGTTCATTCACGGCGAAAATTACCGCGACATCCTCTCGGGGTACCGTGCGTTTCGGACCGACTCGTTCAGACAGCTCACGCTGTCGGCCGACGGATTCGGCATCGAGACCGAGATGGCCGTCGAATGTGCGAAAAACGGGGTCAAAACCGAGGTCGTCCCTGTCACCTACCGCCAGCGACCCGATGGTTCCTCGACGAACCTTCACCCGGTCAAGGACGGGGGCATCATCTTTCTGGAGCTCTACCGGAAGGCCAAAACGAGCAATCCGTTGTTCTACTTCGGAAGTGTCGGTCTCGCCTCGACGATCACCGGTCTCGGCCTGGCCGCCTTCGTCATCTTTCGCTGGATCGTCGACGGCATCGGTCATGAGATCATCGCGGTCGGTGCCACCGCATCGCTCCTCTTTGGCGTCCAACTGCTGATGTTCGGCGTACTCGCGGATCTAATTCTGTCACTGCACCGCGAACAGCTTACCCGGATCGACCGCCTCGAATCCGATAACTTCGAGGACTCGCCGTCTCAGCCTCGCGAGTCGACCGAGACTGAGACGGATTCGCCACCGCAGAAACCGGAGTAA
- a CDS encoding ribbon-helix-helix domain-containing protein, which yields MADYTTVSIPKDLAERVDETIEGTSFTSTSDLVRFLLRSIVIQHQQDVDEADGKLTEDQFTEITDQLRDLGYLE from the coding sequence ATGGCCGACTATACCACGGTTTCGATCCCAAAAGATCTCGCCGAACGTGTCGACGAGACAATCGAGGGGACGAGTTTCACCTCGACGAGTGATCTGGTTCGATTCCTGCTGCGAAGTATCGTGATCCAACACCAACAGGATGTGGATGAAGCCGACGGCAAACTCACCGAAGACCAGTTCACCGAAATCACCGATCAGCTTCGTGATCTTGGTTATCTAGAGTAA
- a CDS encoding DUF5779 family protein: MTDFDLDLRDAEAELGDLPSDQVVLGVLNGETSSEEWIQAVTQGNILVLSVEGDLNTLASGFAREVKDMGGELMHFREFLVVTPAEIQINTDRL; the protein is encoded by the coding sequence ATGACCGATTTCGATCTCGATCTGCGGGACGCAGAGGCGGAACTCGGCGACCTCCCGAGCGATCAGGTAGTGCTGGGCGTACTCAACGGCGAGACATCCTCCGAGGAGTGGATTCAGGCGGTCACACAGGGCAACATCCTCGTCCTCTCGGTGGAGGGTGATCTCAACACACTGGCCTCCGGCTTCGCCCGTGAGGTCAAGGATATGGGCGGCGAACTCATGCATTTCCGAGAGTTTCTGGTCGTCACGCCGGCGGAGATACAGATCAATACCGACCGATTGTAG
- a CDS encoding LeuA family protein, whose protein sequence is MHRRIEFFEGTLDSTDEIESVRIFDTTLRDGEQSPRTSFDYNDKRAIAELLDEMGTHVIEAGFPVNSEPEFEAVSDIAASTDATTCGLARVVDKDVEAAIDAGVDMVHVFVSTSDVQLQDSMHASRDEAIDRAVHCVEMVRDAGLEVMFSPMDATRTNEAFLIKVVEAVTEAGVDWINIPDTCGVATPSRFAKLIEVVGEHTDARIDVHTHDDFGLASANALSGFEAGAHQAQVSVNGIGERAGNAAYEEVVMSAESLYNVDTGIDTTRITELARLVEEKSDIPIPVNKAVVGRNAFAHESGIHAAGVMENTDTFEPGVMTPEMVGASREFVLGKHTGTHSVRKRLEEAGYAPTDSEVRAVTKLVKEFGAEKQKVTDTVIERFADEVGVQREPEEVRT, encoded by the coding sequence ATTCACCGGCGGATCGAGTTCTTCGAGGGCACATTAGACAGCACTGACGAAATAGAGTCAGTACGTATTTTCGACACGACGCTGCGTGACGGCGAGCAGTCGCCACGGACGTCGTTCGACTACAATGATAAGCGCGCCATCGCCGAGCTGCTCGACGAGATGGGTACCCACGTCATCGAGGCTGGGTTCCCCGTCAACTCCGAGCCGGAGTTCGAGGCGGTCTCGGACATTGCGGCCTCAACCGATGCGACGACCTGTGGCCTCGCCCGGGTCGTCGACAAGGACGTCGAGGCGGCGATTGACGCGGGCGTGGATATGGTTCACGTCTTCGTGAGCACAAGCGACGTGCAGCTCCAGGACTCGATGCACGCGAGCCGCGACGAGGCAATCGATCGCGCGGTCCACTGCGTCGAGATGGTACGGGACGCTGGGCTGGAGGTCATGTTCTCACCGATGGACGCCACCCGGACCAACGAGGCGTTCCTCATCAAGGTAGTCGAGGCAGTCACCGAGGCTGGCGTCGACTGGATCAACATCCCCGACACCTGCGGTGTCGCAACCCCCTCGCGGTTTGCGAAGCTCATCGAGGTAGTCGGCGAACACACCGACGCACGGATCGATGTCCACACCCACGACGACTTCGGGCTGGCCAGCGCAAATGCCCTCTCGGGCTTCGAGGCCGGTGCCCATCAGGCACAGGTCTCGGTCAACGGGATCGGCGAGCGCGCCGGCAACGCGGCCTACGAAGAGGTCGTCATGTCGGCCGAGAGCCTCTACAACGTCGACACCGGGATCGATACAACCCGGATCACGGAGTTGGCTCGCTTGGTCGAAGAGAAGTCGGACATCCCGATTCCGGTCAATAAGGCGGTTGTCGGCCGCAACGCGTTCGCCCACGAGAGTGGGATTCACGCCGCTGGCGTGATGGAAAACACCGACACGTTCGAACCCGGCGTGATGACCCCCGAGATGGTCGGGGCCTCCCGAGAGTTCGTCCTCGGCAAACACACCGGGACCCACTCGGTGCGCAAACGGCTGGAGGAGGCTGGCTACGCGCCAACTGACTCCGAAGTGCGGGCGGTCACCAAGCTCGTCAAGGAGTTCGGTGCTGAAAAGCAGAAAGTCACCGACACTGTCATCGAGCGGTTTGCCGACGAGGTTGGTGTTCAGCGGGAGCCCGAGGAGGTCCGGACCTGA